In one window of Primulina tabacum isolate GXHZ01 chromosome 8, ASM2559414v2, whole genome shotgun sequence DNA:
- the LOC142554343 gene encoding uncharacterized protein LOC142554343: MCPLRIILIFLSATLAGFLVLRGLKSPPNQTDDVVASSAEEEIASKNTVSPSSRFCTVVGKGFWTCVDMASGRYLWRNLVSSSSPSEGKLRAD, translated from the exons ATGTGTCCCCTCAGAATTATTCTCATCTTCCTCTCCGCCACCCTGGCCGGATTCCTCGTACTCCGAGGCCTCAAATCGCCGCCAAATCAAACTGACGACGTCGTCGCTTCCTCTGCCGAAGAAGAAATTGCCTCCAAGAACACCGTTTCCCCTTCTTCCAGG TTCTGTACGGTCGTAGGGAAGGGGTTTTGGACTTGTGTGGATATGGCAAGCGGCAGATATCTGTGGAGGAATTTAGTTTCTTCATCTTCTCCATCAGAAGGAAAGCTTCGTGCTGATTAA
- the LOC142553385 gene encoding uncharacterized protein LOC142553385: MFLMSTCTRNRINLVVKEKKDDKLKSRTRNEWLEVVVDRNSGRKRKRIDADTGKSVDRTHEGNLKKYKARPVFKDEKRVIRSNFDKESCLKKVDSEQKKQQAANIDVEMSNIAMFRAVCPSSSILSFVEDNLLGHRREIEFRRAEYNTKLSAPLDNIPFSTSSERERIEVPVFRKKLEFFAAAKISSSFPSPDLSEIAFAGRSNMGKSSLFNALTRQWGVVRTSDKPGLTQTINFFKLGPKLSLVDLPGYGFAYAKDEVKESWEELVSLKLRVKSDRVSLKRVCLLVDTKWGMKPRDHELIHLMERYQIVLTKTDLVFPATVARRAMQIEESLKASKSVIQPLL, translated from the exons ATGTTTCTTATGTCAACGTGCACGAGAAATCGAATAAACCTAGTAGTAAAGGAAAAAAAGGACGATAAATTGAAGAGTAGAACTCGAAATGAATGGCTTGAAGTAGTAGTTGATAGGAACTCCGGCCGGAAGAGGAAGAGAATCGATGCGGATACCGGTAAGTCTGTGGATCGAACACATGAAGGCAATCTGAAAAAATACAAAGCAAGGCCTGTGTTTAAAGATGAGAAAAGAGTGATTAGATCCAATTTTGATAAAGAAAGCTGCTTGAAAAAG GTGGACAGTGAACAGAAGAAACAGCAAGCAGCAAACATTGATGTTGAAATGTCAAATATTGCAATGTTTCGTGCCGTTTGTCCTAGCTCCTCAATCCTTTCCTTTGTGGAAGACAAT TTACTAGGTCATAGACGGGAGATTGAATTTAGGAGGGCAGAATACAACACCAAGCTTTCTGCCCCTTTAGATAACATTCCTTTCTCAACAAGTTCAGAAAGGGAGAGGATCGAAGTACCA GTGTTTCGTAAGAAATTAGAATTCTTTGCTGCGGCCAAGATTTCATCGTCATTTCCATCCCCTGATCTTTCAGAGATTGCATTTGCGG GACGGTCAAACATGGGAAAATCATCTTTGTTCAATGCACTTACCAGGCAATGGGGTGTTGTACGGACATCAGACAAGCCCGGACTTACTCAG ACTATTAATTTTTTCAAACTTGGACCGAAGCTCTCGCTAGTGGACTTACCTGGATACGGGTTTGCTTATGCTAAAGATGAAGTGAAAGAATCTTGGGAGGAACTTGTGAGTCTGAAACTGCGTGTTAAGA GTGACCGTGTTAGTCTGAAGCGAGTGTGCCTTCTTGTTGACACAAAATGGGGTATGAAACCAAGGGATCATGAGCTCATCCATTTGATGGAAAG GTATCAAATTGTTTTAACAAAGACAGATTTAGTTTTCCCAGCTACAGTGGCACGACGAGCAATGCAAATTGAAGAG AGCCTCAAAGCAAGCAAGTCTGTGATTCAACCCTTG CTCTAG